From a region of the Oncorhynchus tshawytscha isolate Ot180627B linkage group LG14, Otsh_v2.0, whole genome shotgun sequence genome:
- the LOC112236872 gene encoding poly(rC)-binding protein 3 isoform X5 yields MEPPKVQQPGEGGLNVTLTIRLLMHGKEVGSIIGKKGETVKKMREESGARINISEGNCPERIVTITGPTDAIFKAFAMIAYKFEEDIINSMSNSPATSKPPVTLRLVVPASQCGSLIGKGGSKIKEMRESTGAQVQVAGDMLPNSTERAVTISGAPEAIIQCVKQICVVMLESPPKGATIPYRPKPASTPIIFSGGQVRADPLGASTANLSLLLQHQPLPAYTIQGQYAIPHPDQLTKLHQLAMQQTPFNPLGQTTPAFPAGLDASNQASTHELTIPNDLIGCIIGRQGTKINEIRQMSGAQIKIANAMEGSSERQITITGTPANISLAQYLINARFRDVAAMWNDPSSMTTS; encoded by the exons ATGGAACCACCCAAGGTGCAGCAGCCAGGCGAAGGAGGCCTCAACGTCACCCTCACCATCAGGCTTCTGATGCACGGCAAG GAGGTTGGAAGCATCATTGGAAAG aaaggagagacagtgaAGAAGATGCGTGAAGAG AGCGGTGCACGCATCAACATCTCTGAGGGAAACTGCCCAGAGCGGATAGTTACCATCACCGGACCCACAGATGCCATCTTCAAGGCCTTCGCCATGATCGCATACAAGTTTGAAGAG GATATAATCAACTCTATGAGCAACAGTCCAGCCACCAGCAAGCCTCCTGTCACCCTGCGTCTGGTTGTCCCAGCCAGCCAATGTGGCTCCCTCATAGGGAAAGGAGGCTCCAAAATCAAAGAAATGAGAGAG TCCACAGGTGCTCAGGTACAGGTCGCAGGGGACATGCTGCCCAACTCCACTGAACGAGCAGTCACCATCTCAGGAGCCCCGGAAGCCATTATCCAGTGTGTCAAGCAGATCTGTGTTGTCATGCTAGAG tcCCCACCGAAAGGTGCCACTATCCCCTACCGCCCCAAGCCTGCCTCCACCCCCATCATTTTTTCAGGTGGCCAGGTAAGAGCCGACCCGCTGGGGGCCTCCACTGCCAACCTCAGCCTCTTACTGCAGCACCAGCCACTGCCT gCGTACACCATTCAGGGACAATACGCCATCCCTCACCCTGAC CAGTTGACCAAGCTCCACCAGTTGGCTATGCAGCAAACCCCCTTTAACCCCCTTGGACAGACCACCCCTGCCTTCCCCG CAGGTCTGGATGCCAGTAACCAGGCCAGTACTCATGAACTCACCATTCCCAATGAT CTAATAGGCTGCATAATCGGGCGCCAGGGAACCAAAATCAACGAGATCCGTCAGATGTCTGGGGCGCAGATCAAAATTGCTAACGCCATGGAAGGGTCATCGGAGCGCCAGATCACCATCACAGGAACCCCCGCCAACATCAGCCTGGCCCAGTACCTCATCAACGCAAG GTTCAGAGACGTGGCGGCCATGTGGAATGACCcatcctccatgacgacatcctAA
- the LOC112236872 gene encoding poly(rC)-binding protein 3 isoform X9 produces MEPPKVQQPGEGGLNVTLTIRLLMHGKEVGSIIGKKGETVKKMREEVSASGARINISEGNCPERIVTITGPTDAIFKAFAMIAYKFEEDIINSMSNSPATSKPPVTLRLVVPASQCGSLIGKGGSKIKEMRESTGAQVQVAGDMLPNSTERAVTISGAPEAIIQCVKQICVVMLESPPKGATIPYRPKPASTPIIFSGGQAYTIQGQYAIPHPDQLTKLHQLAMQQTPFNPLGQTTPAFPAGLDASNQASTHELTIPNDLIGCIIGRQGTKINEIRQMSGAQIKIANAMEGSSERQITITGTPANISLAQYLINARFRDVAAMWNDPSSMTTS; encoded by the exons ATGGAACCACCCAAGGTGCAGCAGCCAGGCGAAGGAGGCCTCAACGTCACCCTCACCATCAGGCTTCTGATGCACGGCAAG GAGGTTGGAAGCATCATTGGAAAG aaaggagagacagtgaAGAAGATGCGTGAAGAGGTAAGTGCA AGCGGTGCACGCATCAACATCTCTGAGGGAAACTGCCCAGAGCGGATAGTTACCATCACCGGACCCACAGATGCCATCTTCAAGGCCTTCGCCATGATCGCATACAAGTTTGAAGAG GATATAATCAACTCTATGAGCAACAGTCCAGCCACCAGCAAGCCTCCTGTCACCCTGCGTCTGGTTGTCCCAGCCAGCCAATGTGGCTCCCTCATAGGGAAAGGAGGCTCCAAAATCAAAGAAATGAGAGAG TCCACAGGTGCTCAGGTACAGGTCGCAGGGGACATGCTGCCCAACTCCACTGAACGAGCAGTCACCATCTCAGGAGCCCCGGAAGCCATTATCCAGTGTGTCAAGCAGATCTGTGTTGTCATGCTAGAG tcCCCACCGAAAGGTGCCACTATCCCCTACCGCCCCAAGCCTGCCTCCACCCCCATCATTTTTTCAGGTGGCCAG gCGTACACCATTCAGGGACAATACGCCATCCCTCACCCTGAC CAGTTGACCAAGCTCCACCAGTTGGCTATGCAGCAAACCCCCTTTAACCCCCTTGGACAGACCACCCCTGCCTTCCCCG CAGGTCTGGATGCCAGTAACCAGGCCAGTACTCATGAACTCACCATTCCCAATGAT CTAATAGGCTGCATAATCGGGCGCCAGGGAACCAAAATCAACGAGATCCGTCAGATGTCTGGGGCGCAGATCAAAATTGCTAACGCCATGGAAGGGTCATCGGAGCGCCAGATCACCATCACAGGAACCCCCGCCAACATCAGCCTGGCCCAGTACCTCATCAACGCAAG GTTCAGAGACGTGGCGGCCATGTGGAATGACCcatcctccatgacgacatcctAA
- the LOC112236872 gene encoding poly(rC)-binding protein 3 isoform X14: MEPPKVQQPGEGGLNVTLTIRLLMHGKEVGSIIGKKGETVKKMREESGARINISEGNCPERIVTITGPTDAIFKAFAMIAYKFEEDIINSMSNSPATSKPPVTLRLVVPASQCGSLIGKGGSKIKEMRESTGAQVQVAGDMLPNSTERAVTISGAPEAIIQCVKQICVVMLESPPKGATIPYRPKPASTPIIFSGGQAYTIQGQYAIPHPDLTKLHQLAMQQTPFNPLGQTTPAFPGLDASNQASTHELTIPNDLIGCIIGRQGTKINEIRQMSGAQIKIANAMEGSSERQITITGTPANISLAQYLINARFRDVAAMWNDPSSMTTS, translated from the exons ATGGAACCACCCAAGGTGCAGCAGCCAGGCGAAGGAGGCCTCAACGTCACCCTCACCATCAGGCTTCTGATGCACGGCAAG GAGGTTGGAAGCATCATTGGAAAG aaaggagagacagtgaAGAAGATGCGTGAAGAG AGCGGTGCACGCATCAACATCTCTGAGGGAAACTGCCCAGAGCGGATAGTTACCATCACCGGACCCACAGATGCCATCTTCAAGGCCTTCGCCATGATCGCATACAAGTTTGAAGAG GATATAATCAACTCTATGAGCAACAGTCCAGCCACCAGCAAGCCTCCTGTCACCCTGCGTCTGGTTGTCCCAGCCAGCCAATGTGGCTCCCTCATAGGGAAAGGAGGCTCCAAAATCAAAGAAATGAGAGAG TCCACAGGTGCTCAGGTACAGGTCGCAGGGGACATGCTGCCCAACTCCACTGAACGAGCAGTCACCATCTCAGGAGCCCCGGAAGCCATTATCCAGTGTGTCAAGCAGATCTGTGTTGTCATGCTAGAG tcCCCACCGAAAGGTGCCACTATCCCCTACCGCCCCAAGCCTGCCTCCACCCCCATCATTTTTTCAGGTGGCCAG gCGTACACCATTCAGGGACAATACGCCATCCCTCACCCTGAC TTGACCAAGCTCCACCAGTTGGCTATGCAGCAAACCCCCTTTAACCCCCTTGGACAGACCACCCCTGCCTTCCCCG GTCTGGATGCCAGTAACCAGGCCAGTACTCATGAACTCACCATTCCCAATGAT CTAATAGGCTGCATAATCGGGCGCCAGGGAACCAAAATCAACGAGATCCGTCAGATGTCTGGGGCGCAGATCAAAATTGCTAACGCCATGGAAGGGTCATCGGAGCGCCAGATCACCATCACAGGAACCCCCGCCAACATCAGCCTGGCCCAGTACCTCATCAACGCAAG GTTCAGAGACGTGGCGGCCATGTGGAATGACCcatcctccatgacgacatcctAA
- the LOC112236872 gene encoding poly(rC)-binding protein 3 isoform X10, with the protein MEPPKVQQPGEGGLNVTLTIRLLMHGKEVGSIIGKKGETVKKMREEVSASGARINISEGNCPERIVTITGPTDAIFKAFAMIAYKFEEDIINSMSNSPATSKPPVTLRLVVPASQCGSLIGKGGSKIKEMRESTGAQVQVAGDMLPNSTERAVTISGAPEAIIQCVKQICVVMLESPPKGATIPYRPKPASTPIIFSGGQAYTIQGQYAIPHPDLTKLHQLAMQQTPFNPLGQTTPAFPAGLDASNQASTHELTIPNDLIGCIIGRQGTKINEIRQMSGAQIKIANAMEGSSERQITITGTPANISLAQYLINARFRDVAAMWNDPSSMTTS; encoded by the exons ATGGAACCACCCAAGGTGCAGCAGCCAGGCGAAGGAGGCCTCAACGTCACCCTCACCATCAGGCTTCTGATGCACGGCAAG GAGGTTGGAAGCATCATTGGAAAG aaaggagagacagtgaAGAAGATGCGTGAAGAGGTAAGTGCA AGCGGTGCACGCATCAACATCTCTGAGGGAAACTGCCCAGAGCGGATAGTTACCATCACCGGACCCACAGATGCCATCTTCAAGGCCTTCGCCATGATCGCATACAAGTTTGAAGAG GATATAATCAACTCTATGAGCAACAGTCCAGCCACCAGCAAGCCTCCTGTCACCCTGCGTCTGGTTGTCCCAGCCAGCCAATGTGGCTCCCTCATAGGGAAAGGAGGCTCCAAAATCAAAGAAATGAGAGAG TCCACAGGTGCTCAGGTACAGGTCGCAGGGGACATGCTGCCCAACTCCACTGAACGAGCAGTCACCATCTCAGGAGCCCCGGAAGCCATTATCCAGTGTGTCAAGCAGATCTGTGTTGTCATGCTAGAG tcCCCACCGAAAGGTGCCACTATCCCCTACCGCCCCAAGCCTGCCTCCACCCCCATCATTTTTTCAGGTGGCCAG gCGTACACCATTCAGGGACAATACGCCATCCCTCACCCTGAC TTGACCAAGCTCCACCAGTTGGCTATGCAGCAAACCCCCTTTAACCCCCTTGGACAGACCACCCCTGCCTTCCCCG CAGGTCTGGATGCCAGTAACCAGGCCAGTACTCATGAACTCACCATTCCCAATGAT CTAATAGGCTGCATAATCGGGCGCCAGGGAACCAAAATCAACGAGATCCGTCAGATGTCTGGGGCGCAGATCAAAATTGCTAACGCCATGGAAGGGTCATCGGAGCGCCAGATCACCATCACAGGAACCCCCGCCAACATCAGCCTGGCCCAGTACCTCATCAACGCAAG GTTCAGAGACGTGGCGGCCATGTGGAATGACCcatcctccatgacgacatcctAA
- the LOC112236872 gene encoding poly(rC)-binding protein 3 isoform X16: protein MEPPKVQQPGEGGLNVTLTIRLLMHGKEVGSIIGKKGETVKKMREEVSASGARINISEGNCPERIVTITGPTDAIFKAFAMIAYKFEEDIINSMSNSPATSKPPVTLRLVVPASQCGSLIGKGGSKIKEMRESTGAQVQVAGDMLPNSTERAVTISGAPEAIIQCVKQICVVMLESPPKGATIPYRPKPASTPIIFSGGQVRADPLGASTANLSLLLQHQPLPAYTIQGQYAIPHPDQLTKLHQLAMQQTPFNPLGQTTPAFPGLDASNQASTHELTIPNDAA, encoded by the exons ATGGAACCACCCAAGGTGCAGCAGCCAGGCGAAGGAGGCCTCAACGTCACCCTCACCATCAGGCTTCTGATGCACGGCAAG GAGGTTGGAAGCATCATTGGAAAG aaaggagagacagtgaAGAAGATGCGTGAAGAGGTAAGTGCA AGCGGTGCACGCATCAACATCTCTGAGGGAAACTGCCCAGAGCGGATAGTTACCATCACCGGACCCACAGATGCCATCTTCAAGGCCTTCGCCATGATCGCATACAAGTTTGAAGAG GATATAATCAACTCTATGAGCAACAGTCCAGCCACCAGCAAGCCTCCTGTCACCCTGCGTCTGGTTGTCCCAGCCAGCCAATGTGGCTCCCTCATAGGGAAAGGAGGCTCCAAAATCAAAGAAATGAGAGAG TCCACAGGTGCTCAGGTACAGGTCGCAGGGGACATGCTGCCCAACTCCACTGAACGAGCAGTCACCATCTCAGGAGCCCCGGAAGCCATTATCCAGTGTGTCAAGCAGATCTGTGTTGTCATGCTAGAG tcCCCACCGAAAGGTGCCACTATCCCCTACCGCCCCAAGCCTGCCTCCACCCCCATCATTTTTTCAGGTGGCCAGGTAAGAGCCGACCCGCTGGGGGCCTCCACTGCCAACCTCAGCCTCTTACTGCAGCACCAGCCACTGCCT gCGTACACCATTCAGGGACAATACGCCATCCCTCACCCTGAC CAGTTGACCAAGCTCCACCAGTTGGCTATGCAGCAAACCCCCTTTAACCCCCTTGGACAGACCACCCCTGCCTTCCCCG GTCTGGATGCCAGTAACCAGGCCAGTACTCATGAACTCACCATTCCCAATGAT GCTGCATAA
- the LOC112236872 gene encoding poly(rC)-binding protein 3 isoform X15 — MEPPKVQQPGEGGLNVTLTIRLLMHGKEVGSIIGKKGETVKKMREEVSASGARINISEGNCPERIVTITGPTDAIFKAFAMIAYKFEEDIINSMSNSPATSKPPVTLRLVVPASQCGSLIGKGGSKIKEMRESTGAQVQVAGDMLPNSTERAVTISGAPEAIIQCVKQICVVMLESPPKGATIPYRPKPASTPIIFSGGQVRADPLGASTANLSLLLQHQPLPAYTIQGQYAIPHPDQLTKLHQLAMQQTPFNPLGQTTPAFPAGLDASNQASTHELTIPNDAA, encoded by the exons ATGGAACCACCCAAGGTGCAGCAGCCAGGCGAAGGAGGCCTCAACGTCACCCTCACCATCAGGCTTCTGATGCACGGCAAG GAGGTTGGAAGCATCATTGGAAAG aaaggagagacagtgaAGAAGATGCGTGAAGAGGTAAGTGCA AGCGGTGCACGCATCAACATCTCTGAGGGAAACTGCCCAGAGCGGATAGTTACCATCACCGGACCCACAGATGCCATCTTCAAGGCCTTCGCCATGATCGCATACAAGTTTGAAGAG GATATAATCAACTCTATGAGCAACAGTCCAGCCACCAGCAAGCCTCCTGTCACCCTGCGTCTGGTTGTCCCAGCCAGCCAATGTGGCTCCCTCATAGGGAAAGGAGGCTCCAAAATCAAAGAAATGAGAGAG TCCACAGGTGCTCAGGTACAGGTCGCAGGGGACATGCTGCCCAACTCCACTGAACGAGCAGTCACCATCTCAGGAGCCCCGGAAGCCATTATCCAGTGTGTCAAGCAGATCTGTGTTGTCATGCTAGAG tcCCCACCGAAAGGTGCCACTATCCCCTACCGCCCCAAGCCTGCCTCCACCCCCATCATTTTTTCAGGTGGCCAGGTAAGAGCCGACCCGCTGGGGGCCTCCACTGCCAACCTCAGCCTCTTACTGCAGCACCAGCCACTGCCT gCGTACACCATTCAGGGACAATACGCCATCCCTCACCCTGAC CAGTTGACCAAGCTCCACCAGTTGGCTATGCAGCAAACCCCCTTTAACCCCCTTGGACAGACCACCCCTGCCTTCCCCG CAGGTCTGGATGCCAGTAACCAGGCCAGTACTCATGAACTCACCATTCCCAATGAT GCTGCATAA